Below is a window of Humulus lupulus chromosome 9, drHumLupu1.1, whole genome shotgun sequence DNA.
GAGAAGTGCCTTGTATATTTTGAGAGTTATTATAACGTACATGTAAAGGAAAAATGACAGGAGGAGTACCCTTACCCTTTATCATAATACCCGTAGTTTTCTTCTCGTTCATTATTTTGATTATAGTTTTGCAAATTATTTGTTCTAGACGTCAAAATGGAATAGCCGGAGGGGCAGCTGGTTTCCATGGAGGAATCGAAGGTGGCATTATTTCTAGTGATGATGGTGGTGGTTATCAAGACTTTGGCGCAACTGGTACTGCAGATAATTGGGCTGGCGGCGGCGGTGGAGATTTTGGAggtggtggtggcggtggcgATACCGGTGGTGGTGGCTttggaggtggtggtggtggtggcggtggcgACACCGGTGGTGGTGGCAGCGGCGGTGGTGGTTGTGGATGAGCATTGAACACATTGTaattatctaattttttattttatttatttgttacgTACTCAA
It encodes the following:
- the LOC133800364 gene encoding glycine-rich cell wall structural protein-like — translated: MPGATLFLAGMAPRFQVDLDDKERVLDLTKLLKREQRRQNGIAGGAAGFHGGIEGGIISSDDGGGYQDFGATGTADNWAGGGGGDFGGGGGGGDTGGGGFGGGGGGGGGDTGGGGSGGGGCG